Proteins from a single region of Akkermansiaceae bacterium:
- a CDS encoding GAF domain-containing protein produces MDVPTQDPLQAAIDRCAAEPIHIPGSVQPHGVLFTLDDDLCILQVSANASQLLERDPASLLGKPVLDLVVPETRGSFERLIREAAFTYVNPFRVTIPVKGGIRFFDGIAHVSGGAGTILELEMDPSEEAGARPSTEGIDNYLQIVQRSLEMIAGVTDVVKIAEVMAREIKAFTGFDRVMVYRFAPDFHGEVIAESVEEDMEPFLGLHYPASDIPEQARALYLKNHVRLLQDVEAAAVPLVPELHPATGAPLDMSRSVLRAMAPIHVQYLKNMGVGASLSISLVVEDKLWGLIACHHRTARFVSYAIRATSCLYAIVLSAQLKVKQRNLENHRIASARRMALSILTGLRDYSEPMGSLPSMLPRFMELFAASGASMISGTDSFRYGSTPDEQVLADFHRELGDGSGDGVRISSKACREFRALENAGATAAGIVAIHLGATDWLVLFRGEMARQVTWAGDPRKPGTAPGDGPLRPRSSFTAWLEEVRGESEPWPEETVALTSEVRTGILEILRKRNIILSRSNQDLRRFAGLVAHEVKNHLQTGIFALSLLEERLAQLDPAVQQLATLGRERLDGLSKFTNDMLAFSKTETNTPDEAFDLGEMAHDIAEELKLSGLTDGAVIRISELPEILAPRTQVRHLVSNLIRNALIHARNGGRPLTIDVGFVETEEGTVVHVRDDGRGIPAEQRRRIFEYFNRGDSPESSGTGIGLAFCAQVAERMGHKLWVEEAPPSGAAFRFTVTRVGRD; encoded by the coding sequence ATGGACGTCCCGACCCAAGATCCTCTCCAGGCCGCCATCGACCGATGCGCCGCCGAACCGATCCACATCCCTGGTTCCGTCCAGCCGCATGGAGTGCTGTTCACGCTGGATGACGACCTGTGCATCCTGCAGGTCAGCGCGAATGCATCGCAGTTGCTGGAAAGGGATCCAGCTTCCCTGCTGGGCAAGCCGGTGCTGGACCTGGTGGTTCCGGAAACACGCGGCTCCTTCGAGCGGCTGATCCGGGAGGCTGCCTTCACCTACGTGAACCCCTTCCGCGTGACCATCCCCGTGAAGGGGGGCATCCGCTTTTTCGACGGCATCGCCCATGTGTCCGGCGGAGCAGGGACCATCCTCGAGCTGGAGATGGATCCCTCCGAGGAAGCGGGTGCCAGGCCATCGACCGAGGGTATCGACAACTATCTGCAGATCGTCCAGCGTTCGCTGGAAATGATCGCCGGAGTGACCGATGTGGTGAAAATCGCGGAGGTGATGGCGCGGGAGATCAAGGCCTTCACGGGCTTTGACCGGGTGATGGTGTATCGTTTCGCTCCGGACTTCCACGGGGAAGTCATCGCGGAGTCCGTGGAGGAGGACATGGAGCCGTTCCTGGGCCTGCACTATCCCGCATCCGACATCCCGGAACAGGCGCGCGCCCTTTACCTGAAGAACCATGTCCGGCTGCTGCAGGATGTGGAGGCCGCAGCGGTCCCTCTGGTCCCGGAACTGCATCCCGCCACCGGCGCACCGCTGGACATGAGCCGCTCCGTGCTGCGCGCGATGGCACCGATCCACGTGCAGTATCTGAAAAACATGGGGGTGGGGGCGTCCCTCAGCATCTCACTGGTGGTGGAGGACAAGCTGTGGGGCCTCATCGCCTGCCACCACCGCACGGCCCGGTTCGTTTCCTACGCCATCCGCGCGACGTCCTGCCTCTATGCCATCGTCCTGTCCGCGCAGTTGAAGGTGAAGCAGCGGAACCTGGAGAACCACCGCATCGCCTCCGCACGGCGGATGGCGCTCTCCATCCTGACGGGTCTGCGCGACTACTCCGAGCCGATGGGAAGCCTTCCCTCCATGCTGCCACGGTTCATGGAACTCTTCGCGGCAAGCGGTGCCTCCATGATCAGCGGGACGGATTCCTTCCGCTATGGAAGCACGCCGGATGAACAGGTGCTGGCGGATTTCCACCGCGAGCTGGGCGACGGCTCCGGTGATGGCGTCCGCATCTCATCAAAGGCGTGCCGGGAGTTCCGGGCACTGGAAAATGCGGGGGCAACCGCCGCCGGCATCGTGGCCATCCACCTGGGTGCCACCGACTGGCTGGTGCTGTTCCGCGGAGAAATGGCCAGGCAGGTGACATGGGCGGGCGACCCACGGAAACCCGGAACCGCCCCAGGAGACGGTCCGCTCCGCCCCCGCAGCAGTTTCACCGCGTGGCTGGAGGAAGTCCGCGGCGAGTCCGAACCCTGGCCGGAGGAAACCGTGGCACTCACCTCCGAGGTGAGGACCGGCATCCTCGAGATCCTGCGGAAGCGGAACATCATCCTTTCACGCTCGAACCAGGACCTGCGAAGGTTCGCCGGTCTGGTCGCACATGAAGTGAAGAACCATCTCCAGACGGGGATCTTCGCCCTGTCCCTGCTGGAGGAGCGGCTGGCCCAACTGGACCCCGCCGTGCAGCAACTGGCGACGCTGGGACGGGAGCGGCTGGACGGACTTTCCAAGTTCACCAACGACATGCTGGCGTTCTCCAAAACGGAGACCAACACGCCGGATGAAGCGTTCGACCTGGGGGAGATGGCGCACGACATCGCGGAGGAGCTGAAGCTTTCCGGCCTGACGGATGGAGCCGTCATCCGGATCTCCGAACTGCCTGAGATCCTGGCACCACGCACCCAGGTGAGGCATCTGGTCAGCAACCTGATCCGCAACGCGCTGATCCACGCCCGCAACGGTGGACGACCGCTGACCATCGACGTCGGCTTTGTCGAGACGGAAGAAGGAACGGTGGTCCACGTGCGCGATGACGGGAGGGGCATCCCGGCAGAACAACGGCGGAGGATTTTCGAGTATTTCAACCGCGGGGATTCGCCGGAGTCATCCGGCACGGGCATCGGCCTGGCGTTCTGCGCCCAGGTCGCCGAGCGCATGGGGCACAAGCTGTGGGTGGAGGAAGCCCCCCCGTCCGGCGCGGCCTTCCGCTTCACGGTGACGCGGGTCGGCCGCGACTGA
- the rlmB gene encoding 23S rRNA (guanosine(2251)-2'-O)-methyltransferase RlmB yields the protein MKPRPQHGNFNKQARENRHVKPQEPEQAVPSLDEDDLMAIVREQAVPFVLILDCVQDPHNLGAILRTADGAGVHAVVAPKDKAVGITETVRRISVGAADHVPFAQVTNLARTMERLKEAGLWFVGTSDRATKSIYEQDLKGPLALVLGAEEKGMRRLTEENCDFLVSIPMAGKVECLNVSVATGVCLFEAVRQRRVVP from the coding sequence ATGAAGCCGCGCCCGCAACACGGAAACTTCAACAAACAGGCCCGCGAGAACCGCCACGTGAAGCCGCAGGAGCCGGAACAGGCTGTTCCGTCACTGGATGAGGACGACCTCATGGCCATCGTCCGGGAGCAGGCCGTGCCCTTCGTCCTCATCCTCGACTGTGTGCAGGACCCCCACAACCTCGGGGCCATCCTCCGCACGGCGGACGGCGCGGGTGTCCATGCCGTCGTCGCGCCGAAGGACAAGGCCGTCGGCATCACGGAAACCGTGCGCCGCATTTCCGTGGGGGCCGCCGACCATGTTCCTTTCGCCCAGGTCACCAATCTTGCCCGCACCATGGAACGGCTGAAGGAAGCCGGACTCTGGTTCGTCGGCACTTCGGACCGGGCGACGAAGTCGATCTATGAACAGGATCTGAAAGGCCCGCTCGCCCTCGTGCTAGGCGCGGAGGAAAAAGGCATGCGCCGCCTCACGGAAGAGAACTGCGACTTCCTCGTTTCCATCCCCATGGCCGGAAAGGTCGAGTGCCTCAACGTCTCCGTGGCGACCGGGGTGTGTCTCTTCGAGGCGGTGCGGCAGCGCCGGGTCGTCCCGTGA
- a CDS encoding metallophosphoesterase family protein, with amino-acid sequence MKEPVRILSDLHLGHRVSRIARVEALRPLLAGAGTVVFNGDTWQELATELRSDAAGMLDELRALCREEGCDPVFLPGNHDPGWPGDGYLELEGGKVVVTHGDTLLRSGAPWKREILLDPERVEKLWAARPAAAHDARERHQLAREISISYPVVKHPDGRNLLQRLLDAIHPPQRAVEMLKAWRTQPDMGVEFRDRYFPKAEFLIIGHFHWAGTWQRGNLRVINTGSFLNPGRAHWVEIADGWVSYGRIEENGESCRMGHQQGRWRGGISAPGNF; translated from the coding sequence GTGAAAGAGCCGGTGCGGATCCTTTCCGATCTGCATCTCGGGCACCGTGTTTCCCGGATCGCGCGGGTGGAGGCGCTCCGCCCGCTGCTCGCGGGGGCGGGGACCGTCGTTTTCAACGGCGACACCTGGCAGGAACTGGCCACCGAACTGAGGTCAGATGCCGCCGGCATGCTGGACGAACTGAGGGCGCTCTGCCGGGAGGAAGGCTGCGACCCCGTTTTCCTGCCCGGAAACCATGATCCCGGCTGGCCCGGCGATGGTTATCTGGAACTGGAGGGCGGAAAAGTCGTCGTCACCCATGGTGACACCCTGTTGCGGTCCGGTGCTCCGTGGAAGCGCGAGATCCTGCTCGATCCGGAGCGGGTGGAAAAGCTCTGGGCGGCGCGGCCTGCGGCGGCGCATGACGCGCGGGAACGCCACCAGCTCGCGCGTGAAATCTCCATCTCCTACCCCGTGGTGAAGCACCCTGATGGCCGCAACCTGCTCCAGCGGTTGCTCGACGCCATCCATCCTCCGCAGCGAGCCGTGGAAATGTTGAAGGCATGGCGGACCCAGCCGGACATGGGGGTGGAGTTCCGCGACCGCTATTTCCCGAAGGCGGAGTTCCTCATCATCGGCCACTTCCACTGGGCCGGGACATGGCAGAGGGGGAACCTGCGCGTGATCAACACCGGCTCCTTCCTCAATCCGGGGCGGGCCCACTGGGTCGAGATCGCGGACGGTTGGGTCAGTTATGGCCGGATCGAGGAAAATGGGGAAAGCTGCCGCATGGGCCACCAGCAGGGCAGATGGCGCGGCGGAATATCGGCTCCGGGGAATTTCTGA
- a CDS encoding trypsin-like serine protease gives MKSGPSIVPLSLSALFLVAGWCHGLEIRAYSATRHDRFTGDVATAPAFNDSAWYGSRNFSGVGWIPGEASRQFALVSPKHVVFARHFYPGEGTTIRFLNADGDIVDRTVTGTEFILNDASLPTDLCLMELSAPITAAEKVPHFPYLNLASESAYTGTSLTVFGWTMKAGRGSIQAFQNSTSGDINTTRLMVFRYRRSSGNQDDAYVVGGDSGSPTFASAGGNPAIVGIHSLAGETTTYYYGYDSFIPAYVEKLDALLAPDGYRMTPAYPPSVTLSSSLVQPATLRQAHAGSCHFDLSNTGANDAGNARFTLHFPAGQGPDAISAPDWIAESAGPEDWVFRRANLATAATARFTATWSAVPSVASLLVEVTRVADGAPSAMQTFDLEPVPSFRSWSAGLADATEAGDPDGDGVPNLLEYAFGGNGGVPSLRSESGGLLLPEISMSGDGATVRFPVRADAARRGLVYAIEFSEDLEATGWQPATVVLEDATAPLDPPVDGFLLRTVSWDRTGPRQFARVKVTLSE, from the coding sequence GTGAAATCCGGACCTTCCATCGTCCCGCTCTCTTTGTCCGCCCTTTTCCTGGTCGCGGGATGGTGCCATGGACTGGAGATCCGGGCCTACAGCGCCACCCGGCACGACCGCTTCACAGGGGACGTTGCCACCGCGCCCGCCTTCAATGATTCCGCCTGGTACGGGAGCCGGAACTTCTCGGGCGTCGGTTGGATTCCCGGGGAGGCCAGCCGCCAATTCGCGCTCGTCTCGCCGAAGCACGTCGTGTTCGCCCGTCATTTTTACCCCGGAGAAGGCACCACCATCCGCTTCCTCAATGCGGACGGGGACATCGTGGACCGCACCGTCACCGGCACGGAGTTCATCCTGAATGATGCCTCCCTGCCCACGGACCTGTGCCTGATGGAGCTGTCCGCACCCATCACCGCTGCGGAGAAAGTGCCCCATTTCCCGTATCTCAACCTCGCTTCGGAAAGTGCCTACACCGGGACATCCCTGACCGTGTTCGGCTGGACCATGAAGGCTGGCCGCGGTTCCATCCAGGCGTTCCAGAACTCCACCTCCGGTGACATCAACACCACCCGGTTGATGGTGTTCCGCTACCGCAGGTCCTCCGGAAACCAGGATGATGCCTATGTCGTCGGCGGGGATTCCGGCAGTCCCACCTTTGCCTCCGCCGGGGGGAATCCGGCCATCGTCGGCATCCACTCGCTGGCCGGGGAGACCACCACCTATTATTACGGGTATGATTCGTTCATCCCGGCCTATGTGGAGAAGCTGGACGCCCTGCTGGCACCGGACGGCTACCGCATGACGCCCGCCTATCCTCCGTCCGTCACGCTTTCATCCTCTCTGGTGCAGCCTGCCACACTCAGGCAGGCCCACGCCGGAAGCTGCCATTTCGACCTTTCCAACACCGGCGCGAATGACGCCGGAAACGCGCGCTTCACCCTTCACTTCCCGGCGGGGCAGGGACCGGATGCCATCTCCGCACCGGACTGGATCGCGGAATCCGCCGGACCGGAGGACTGGGTTTTCCGCCGGGCGAACCTCGCCACCGCTGCCACGGCACGTTTCACCGCCACATGGTCTGCGGTGCCTTCCGTCGCATCGTTGCTGGTGGAGGTGACCCGGGTCGCGGACGGTGCACCCTCCGCGATGCAGACTTTCGACCTCGAACCCGTCCCTTCCTTCAGGTCGTGGTCCGCCGGACTGGCGGATGCCACGGAGGCGGGTGACCCGGACGGGGACGGCGTGCCGAACCTGCTGGAGTACGCCTTCGGCGGAAACGGTGGCGTGCCATCCCTGCGGTCGGAAAGCGGCGGACTCCTCCTGCCGGAGATCTCCATGAGCGGAGACGGCGCCACCGTCCGGTTCCCGGTCCGGGCGGATGCCGCCAGGCGGGGGTTGGTCTATGCCATCGAGTTTTCGGAGGACCTGGAGGCCACAGGCTGGCAACCTGCGACGGTGGTGCTGGAAGATGCCACCGCGCCTCTGGATCCCCCGGTCGATGGTTTCCTCCTCAGGACCGTTTCATGGGATCGCACCGGACCCAGACAGTTTGCCAGGGTGAAAGTGACTCTTTCCGAGTGA
- a CDS encoding PEP-CTERM sorting domain-containing protein, protein MIRSILPCLFAFSASAQAAILIQDNFNDATAAHINGRAPSTNLVNSSNWTATEAADAMKLDGSGQLILGTNNNRTAGISLGSNYFTTNPGIYELSYTITHPSNYGNSWVGFGFTVGLTTEQNLTDSGTAAGPWLFYRANGDVNVRPGGGTTGNVLLSTTFTAGAPVTFRFVLNTIATQWTYDLYVNGVPQDVNGGSAGTSYTYASGSNPALGYVAIGTGASGTSGTSTGDNFTFALVPEPSHALMLVASAGMFALRRRR, encoded by the coding sequence ATGATCCGTTCCATCCTTCCCTGCTTATTCGCCTTCTCAGCATCCGCCCAAGCGGCGATCCTCATCCAGGACAACTTCAACGACGCGACGGCAGCCCATATCAACGGGCGGGCTCCCAGCACCAACCTCGTGAATTCCAGCAACTGGACCGCCACCGAAGCCGCGGATGCCATGAAATTGGACGGGTCCGGACAGTTGATCCTGGGAACCAACAACAACCGGACGGCCGGGATCTCGCTTGGGAGCAATTACTTCACCACGAATCCCGGGATTTACGAACTGTCCTACACAATCACCCATCCGTCGAATTACGGAAATTCCTGGGTGGGTTTCGGTTTCACCGTCGGCCTGACCACAGAGCAGAACCTCACCGATTCAGGAACTGCGGCCGGTCCTTGGTTGTTCTACCGGGCAAACGGAGATGTCAACGTGAGACCGGGCGGCGGCACCACCGGCAACGTGCTCCTTTCCACCACCTTCACGGCTGGAGCTCCCGTCACCTTCAGATTTGTCCTGAACACGATCGCGACCCAGTGGACCTACGATCTCTATGTGAATGGTGTCCCCCAGGACGTCAATGGAGGTTCGGCTGGAACCAGCTACACGTATGCCTCCGGCTCCAACCCGGCTCTCGGCTACGTCGCCATCGGGACCGGAGCGAGCGGAACCAGCGGTACCTCCACGGGTGACAACTTCACGTTCGCCTTGGTCCCGGAGCCTTCCCACGCCCTGATGCTGGTGGCCTCCGCGGGGATGTTCGCGCTGCGCCGCCGCAGGTGA
- a CDS encoding biliverdin-producing heme oxygenase, producing the protein MNNLLPELRSATSALHRELDGLVPDPTSDTAAYGGYLSRFHDGLAAAWPMLDWEKLNQLALPDAALRKQRYHSLGMDLDRLGIPHAELTDHTAAGAGTATGCLYVLEGSIHGGGILLAKLAGRGDLPDDSLSFLRGFGDENSPMWSSFTGWLSRIDTTPEFLVAAREAAMRTFACFIHSFGQH; encoded by the coding sequence ATGAACAACCTCCTTCCGGAACTCCGCAGCGCAACCTCCGCCCTCCATCGGGAGCTTGATGGACTTGTTCCCGACCCGACGTCCGACACCGCCGCCTACGGCGGATACCTCTCCCGCTTCCACGACGGACTCGCCGCAGCCTGGCCGATGCTGGACTGGGAGAAGCTCAATCAACTGGCCCTGCCCGACGCCGCGCTGAGGAAGCAGCGGTACCATTCCCTGGGTATGGATCTGGACCGGCTGGGCATCCCGCACGCGGAACTCACTGACCACACGGCGGCAGGTGCGGGCACCGCCACCGGCTGTCTGTATGTGCTGGAAGGGAGCATCCATGGTGGCGGGATCCTGCTTGCGAAATTGGCCGGGCGCGGCGATCTCCCGGATGACAGCCTCTCGTTCCTGAGAGGATTCGGAGATGAAAACAGCCCGATGTGGTCTTCATTCACCGGATGGCTCAGCCGCATCGACACCACTCCGGAATTCCTCGTGGCTGCCCGTGAGGCGGCCATGCGGACCTTCGCCTGTTTCATCCACTCATTCGGCCAGCACTAA
- the trxA gene encoding thioredoxin yields the protein MSLKLTDANFQEEVLDSDKPVLVDFWAEWCGPCKMIGPVIDQVAAELEGQAKVGKVNVDDARDLAVKFNVRSIPLLLFFKNGEVKDQIVGASVTKDQLKAKLQALA from the coding sequence ATGTCTCTGAAACTTACAGACGCGAACTTCCAAGAAGAGGTCCTTGATTCCGACAAGCCGGTCCTCGTCGATTTCTGGGCCGAATGGTGCGGTCCCTGCAAAATGATCGGCCCGGTCATCGATCAGGTCGCCGCCGAGCTGGAAGGCCAGGCCAAGGTCGGCAAGGTGAACGTCGATGACGCGCGCGACCTCGCCGTGAAGTTCAACGTCCGCTCCATCCCGCTGCTCCTTTTCTTCAAGAACGGGGAGGTGAAGGACCAGATCGTCGGAGCGAGCGTCACCAAGGACCAGCTCAAGGCGAAGCTGCAGGCGCTGGCCTGA
- a CDS encoding LysR family transcriptional regulator, which translates to MNFNHLHYFHVIATEGTLSRAAKKLGLSQPTLSAQLRSLEEYFGRKLFDRSSGSLRLNANGRKTMEVTHEMFRLGERLENLFPGERRSPVTRLEIGIATSVVRSFTVERFIGLFRNKDVLTRVRQGDHEYLHHELLTSGLDLFITDTPPDKRVTRGTIHRRLSSPDFVMIASVRAARKLTAGLPESLHGQPFIHYSSHSAARFEIDQYFRKHRVEPDVVAEADDVYLIRDAVLEGIGFGIVPASVVAETADRHKITVMGKVEGVFEVHAVYNRKDPTKEVLAALDLLADPQS; encoded by the coding sequence ATGAACTTCAATCATCTGCATTATTTCCACGTCATCGCGACAGAGGGAACCCTCTCCCGCGCGGCCAAGAAACTCGGCCTCAGCCAGCCCACCTTGAGCGCGCAGCTCAGGAGTCTGGAGGAGTATTTCGGGCGGAAGCTGTTCGACCGTTCCAGCGGTTCGCTGCGGCTGAACGCGAACGGCCGGAAGACGATGGAAGTCACCCATGAAATGTTCCGACTGGGGGAGCGTCTCGAAAACCTCTTCCCGGGTGAGCGCCGGAGTCCGGTCACCCGGCTTGAAATCGGCATCGCCACCTCCGTCGTCCGCTCGTTCACGGTAGAGCGCTTCATCGGACTGTTCCGGAACAAGGACGTGCTGACGCGGGTCCGCCAGGGCGACCATGAATACCTCCACCACGAACTCCTCACCTCCGGGCTGGATCTTTTCATCACGGATACCCCGCCGGACAAAAGGGTCACGCGCGGCACCATCCACCGCCGCCTCAGCTCTCCGGATTTCGTGATGATCGCCTCTGTCAGGGCCGCCAGGAAGCTGACCGCGGGTCTGCCGGAGTCCCTGCATGGCCAGCCGTTCATCCACTACAGCTCCCACAGTGCCGCCCGTTTCGAGATCGACCAATATTTCCGCAAGCACCGCGTCGAGCCGGATGTGGTCGCGGAGGCGGATGACGTCTATCTCATCCGCGACGCGGTTCTGGAGGGCATCGGCTTTGGCATCGTGCCGGCCAGCGTCGTGGCGGAAACGGCGGATCGCCACAAGATCACCGTCATGGGAAAGGTCGAGGGCGTCTTCGAGGTCCATGCGGTGTACAACCGGAAGGATCCGACCAAGGAGGTCCTGGCCGCGCTCGATTTGCTGGCCGACCCCCAATCCTGA
- a CDS encoding homoserine O-acetyltransferase, with product MSAETVTKFFHIGSSDEPVRLRDGAMLGEVTIAYETHGELNADGSNAILLFHALSGSHHAAGITPRIDGLDGLWQPELHDGWWENMIGEGKAIDTSKYFIICANYLGGCYGSTGPGSTDPETGLPYGSKFPSVSAADQAEMVHALIDSLGVGTLVAVIGPSVGGLVATTFATRFPDRVRNVIAIASGFKTTVLNKLILFEQILAIENDPHFNAGDYYDDEPPLYGLALARMISHKTFVHLDSIEKRARQDVVQPDDILAWYRVRDQFQSYMLHQGKKFVKRFDANTYLRIIDMWSRYDAAHEGDAETPADLFERSHLAGQRWLVFSIDSDFCFYPEEQAELVKHLETAKVDVMHITVHSEKGHDSFLLEPDLYTPHISWVLGR from the coding sequence ATGTCAGCAGAAACGGTCACGAAGTTTTTCCACATCGGCAGTTCCGATGAGCCTGTGAGGCTCCGGGACGGCGCGATGCTGGGGGAAGTGACCATCGCCTATGAGACCCACGGCGAGCTGAATGCGGATGGCTCCAACGCCATCCTCCTGTTCCACGCCTTGTCCGGCTCCCATCACGCGGCGGGCATCACGCCGCGGATCGACGGTCTGGACGGCCTGTGGCAGCCGGAACTCCATGACGGCTGGTGGGAAAACATGATCGGTGAGGGCAAAGCCATCGATACCTCCAAATATTTCATCATCTGTGCCAACTATCTGGGCGGCTGCTACGGCAGCACCGGCCCTGGCTCCACCGATCCGGAGACCGGCCTTCCCTACGGCTCGAAGTTCCCTTCCGTCTCCGCGGCGGACCAGGCGGAGATGGTCCATGCCCTCATCGACAGCCTCGGCGTCGGCACGTTGGTCGCGGTGATCGGGCCGTCCGTCGGCGGTCTGGTGGCCACCACCTTCGCCACCCGCTTCCCGGACCGGGTGCGCAACGTCATCGCCATCGCCTCCGGCTTCAAGACCACCGTCCTCAACAAGCTGATCCTGTTCGAGCAGATCCTCGCCATCGAGAACGACCCGCATTTCAACGCCGGTGACTACTACGATGACGAGCCACCGCTCTACGGCCTCGCGCTCGCCCGCATGATCTCGCACAAGACCTTCGTCCACCTCGACTCCATCGAGAAACGCGCGCGACAGGACGTGGTGCAGCCGGATGACATCCTTGCCTGGTACCGCGTGCGGGACCAGTTCCAGAGCTATATGCTGCACCAGGGGAAGAAGTTCGTGAAGCGCTTCGACGCCAACACCTACCTCCGCATCATCGACATGTGGTCCCGCTACGACGCCGCCCATGAGGGGGATGCGGAAACGCCCGCGGACCTCTTCGAACGCTCCCACCTGGCAGGCCAGCGCTGGCTCGTTTTCTCCATCGACTCCGACTTCTGCTTCTATCCGGAAGAACAGGCGGAGCTGGTGAAACACCTGGAAACGGCGAAGGTGGACGTCATGCACATCACCGTCCACTCGGAGAAAGGGCACGATTCCTTCCTCTTGGAGCCGGACCTCTACACCCCGCACATTTCCTGGGTGCTGGGCCGCTGA
- the proS gene encoding proline--tRNA ligase, whose amino-acid sequence MSEKTAISPTRAQDFPEWYQQVIKAADMAENSETRGCMVIKPWGYGIWELIQQQLDRMFKATGHQNAYFPLLIPLSYLEKEAEHAEGFATECAVVTHHRLEAQKDDVTGKTKMIPTGKLEEPYVIRPTSETIIGAAFSRWTQSYRDLPLLINQWANVMRWEMRPRLFLRTAEFLWQEGHTAHETKEEAIAETRLMHGVYEEFLRDHLAIPVIPGEKSENERFPGADMTLTVEAMVQDRKAIQAGTSHFLGQNFSKAQDISFTGRDGTKQHAYTTSWGVSTRMIGTLIMAHADDDGLVLPPRVATQQIVIIPVTPKEDTKEAVLASCQALAETLRQKLFHGDPLRVHVDTRDIGGGVKKWEWIKKGVPIRIEIGPRDVETRKVCVQRRDQAFGEKQFAEKDEFIQSVTDLLDQIHLSLLTKATAFRDANIVPCESLEEFEKHWSQDSSGWLYTPWGGTSEEEEQISKKLKISIRCIPVAEAKLPEAITGKSGGKCFLTGRDAQVWAIWGRSY is encoded by the coding sequence ATGTCCGAAAAGACCGCCATCAGCCCGACCCGTGCCCAGGATTTCCCCGAGTGGTACCAGCAAGTGATCAAAGCCGCCGACATGGCGGAAAATTCCGAGACCCGGGGTTGCATGGTCATCAAGCCGTGGGGCTACGGCATCTGGGAACTCATCCAGCAGCAGCTCGACCGCATGTTCAAGGCGACCGGGCACCAGAACGCCTACTTCCCCCTGCTCATCCCGCTTTCCTATCTGGAGAAAGAGGCGGAACACGCCGAGGGTTTCGCCACGGAGTGCGCTGTCGTCACCCACCATCGCCTTGAGGCCCAGAAAGACGACGTCACCGGAAAGACGAAGATGATCCCCACCGGAAAGCTGGAGGAACCCTACGTCATCCGCCCCACCTCGGAGACCATCATCGGCGCCGCCTTCTCCCGCTGGACCCAGTCCTACCGCGACCTGCCCCTGCTCATCAACCAGTGGGCGAACGTCATGCGCTGGGAGATGCGCCCCCGCCTGTTCCTCCGCACCGCGGAGTTCCTCTGGCAGGAAGGCCACACCGCCCATGAGACGAAGGAGGAGGCCATCGCGGAGACCAGGCTCATGCACGGCGTCTATGAGGAGTTCCTGCGCGACCACCTCGCCATCCCCGTCATCCCCGGGGAGAAGTCGGAGAACGAGCGCTTCCCCGGCGCGGACATGACCCTCACCGTCGAGGCCATGGTCCAGGACCGGAAGGCCATCCAGGCAGGCACCTCCCACTTCCTCGGCCAGAATTTCTCGAAGGCACAGGACATTTCCTTCACCGGCCGGGACGGCACGAAGCAGCACGCCTACACCACCTCATGGGGCGTCTCCACCCGCATGATCGGCACGCTCATCATGGCCCACGCGGATGACGACGGACTGGTGCTGCCACCCCGCGTCGCCACCCAGCAGATCGTCATCATCCCCGTCACCCCGAAGGAAGACACGAAGGAAGCCGTGCTCGCCTCCTGCCAGGCCCTCGCGGAAACCCTCCGCCAGAAGCTGTTCCACGGCGATCCCCTCCGCGTCCATGTCGATACCCGCGACATCGGCGGCGGCGTGAAGAAGTGGGAGTGGATCAAGAAAGGCGTGCCCATCCGCATCGAGATCGGCCCGCGCGATGTGGAGACCCGCAAGGTCTGCGTCCAGCGCCGTGACCAGGCCTTCGGCGAAAAGCAGTTCGCTGAGAAAGACGAGTTCATCCAGTCCGTGACCGACCTGCTCGACCAGATCCACCTTTCCCTCCTCACGAAGGCCACCGCCTTCCGCGACGCGAACATTGTCCCCTGCGAGTCGCTGGAGGAGTTCGAGAAACACTGGTCCCAGGACAGCTCCGGCTGGCTCTACACCCCATGGGGCGGAACTTCGGAAGAAGAGGAGCAGATTTCGAAGAAACTCAAGATCAGCATCCGCTGCATCCCCGTGGCGGAGGCGAAGCTTCCGGAGGCCATCACCGGGAAATCCGGCGGCAAGTGCTTCCTCACCGGCCGCGATGCGCAGGTCTGGGCCATCTGGGGCCGCAGCTATTGA